From the genome of Falco cherrug isolate bFalChe1 chromosome 10, bFalChe1.pri, whole genome shotgun sequence:
ctgccgccgcccccaGCGCTTGTCAGCCATGGTGTGTGCCCTGCTCTGGGCCCTCTCCATCGCTGTCATTGCTGCAGTGACTTCCCTGTGCCTGTTGCACGAGCATGAGCACTGCCGGATGGCTCTCATCTCCATGTATGCCCTCAACTTTCTCATCTTTGCCCCACCCATGGTCATTTCCAATATGATCCTGTTCATTAAGGTCCTGTGTGGCTCCCAGCAGCGCCAGCCCAGGAGGCTCTACATCGTTATCTTCCTCACCGTCCTCTTCTTGCTCATGTTTGGGGTTCCCCTCAGCATCTGGAATTTCCTGCAGCAGTTTAACTACACTGTTGCATCCACTCATGTTGTTTTCCTGCTCGCCTGCATCAACAGCAGCATCAACCCCTTCATCTACTTCTTGGTGGGGAGCTGCCGGAGGCACTGCTCCTTGGTGCCCCTCCAGGTTGCCTTCCGGAGGGTCTTTGAAGACACGGGGGTCACTGTGATCTCCAGCTAAGAGGCTACTGTGGTCAcgctggctgtgctgcccaccCTGGCTTCACCCTCAGCTGCCCACCCTCACTCCTGGCCAGGCCTGTAGAtcaccttcctgcagctgtgtgttGGGATGCATCCCATCCCTTATCCCATCACCATTCCATCCTGATCTCATCttgtccccctccccacctccactccttccctgtccccatcccatccaaccccttccctgtcccatcccaacccatcccatcccattccaTTCCCACCCCTATCGCAtctccatcccatccccacTCCATTTTCATCCCACCTCCACCCCATCCCATTCCCATCTCCCTCCCCATTCCTTTCCCACCTCCATCCCATCTCCATCCCACCCCTGTCCCAtctccatcccatccccatcctaCCCACGTCCCACCTTCTTCCCATCTCCATCCCCGCCCCATCCCATCCAACCCCCATCCCcttctccatccccatcccatcccgttcccatctccatctccatccccaccccaccctcatcccatccccatcccctcccgCAGCCCGTCCCGTTCCGGAGGCCGCCGCTGGCCTCTCCCGGCTCGGcgctgggctctgctgccccCCAGCGAGGGAAGCGGGCGGCAGCCCCGacgcccccccgccccccgcggctCTGGGGGGCTCGGGGCGCGGGCGGACGGAGTCCGGcaggcccccccgcccccctccagcccccggCCGAGCCCCTCTCCCCTCGCCCCAATAAACGCCGCTGGCTCCATCCGCCGCCTCCCGTTCCTCTCCCGCCGCTCGAggtgccgggggggcgggggaaacCGCAGGGGTGCCGCTctgcggggggcaggggggtgtcCCCGAGAAGCAGCCCCCCCAGAGCCTCACGGGGTGTGAGCAGCTCCGCAGGGAGGCACCGGAGCCTCAggcgtggggctggtgggggggctgcgggggggtgGGCGGCGGGATGTGGGGGCTGcgtgggggctgggggacatGTGGGAGCTGCATTGAGGGTGTGGGACATGGGGGGCTGTATGGGGGGTGCAGGACTTTGGGGGGCTCCGGGATTTGGGATGGGCtgcattggggggggggggggcctgcACCGAGAGTGTGGGATGTGAGGGAGCTGCATGGGTGCTGTGGGACGTGGGGGGCTGGTGGGAAGGTGTGAGACAtggtggggctgtggggtgcaggaggTGGCCAGAGGTGCAGGAGGTGGCCGGGgggtgcaggaggagcagcagccccagcatgACAGCggggctgtgcaggaggaggctgcagcTCGCCGTGTCCCCGGGCAGCCTGAATGGGGGCCACAACCCATCCTGCCCCCACCATGGCActgagggaaactgaggcacggcaCGGTGGCATTTGGTCCGGAGCCATCCAGTCCACGCATCGCGGCTGGCTCCGGCACTGTCCCAcatgcccccagccctccctgccgCTGTGGCCCGCTGGGACCTCGGCAAAGCCCCAGGGAGGTGAGTGGTGGCCTGCAGAGCCTGTGGTGACCCACAGAGGtggcagcctgctcctgtgagGTGGTGGCCGGGCTGGGGGTCAcggcctcctcctccccttgctGCTGCATCGTCCTCGcctgctgaaggagaaatgCTCCAGCCTGCCGATGCCAGGGGAGAGAAGAATTTCAGAAGGAAGAGTCCTTTACACCTGGCTCACaacattcaaaaaaatatatctggGGAGATCGTTGCTGTGATACTAATAAcacagcctggggacagggctgaACCCCTGGGCCCATCCTGCCCTCACCGGTGTGCCAGCATAGTCCCAGCCACGGGCAGATGGCATCGGTTTTGCCGTGGTGAGCATGAGCCATGTGTgcatctccccccaccccaccccaccccccccgcccccagcccgcacCCCCGGGACACAGTCGAAGCCAGTAAGTGCTGGCACAGGGACCGAAGGCACCGTACGGTGCACGATGCTCTTTATTGGTATCAGGCAGCTGTGAGCTCCGGGAACAGGGTACCGGCGGGAGGGGAGGGTTGTGGGGGCAGTTCCCCCCCTGCCGgcagtgctgaagctgctgggatgtgggatggggagaggggtTTAGGATGCTGAACAGCTTTTACCCCTACGCTGCACATGAGTTTCCCAAAAGCAACGCTCATCCCAAAAAGCAGGGGATTTTCAGGAACATGGTCCTCTGGGACACATTCCCCTTGGGGGAACAGTGGCCTGGGACCTGGGGTGGGCTGGTAGGGAGGAGGAAAGCCGTGCTCCGACACGCTGAGCATCTCTCCGCACCTCGACTTTGGTGGTCTCCGCTCTGCTCTTCTGTGGGGGGCAGAATGACACCACGAGAAGGTGACATCGGGGAAAATACTGCAGACATTTATTATTGTGGTTACTTAAGGAAAATCTCAGGCACTGTCCTGGGGCACTTAAGCAGAGTGGTGGAGAGGCTTCAGCAGGCTGGGGCCAGAGTGTCCATCGTAGTATCattgctgcaggcagtgtggTCTTCTGGCTCCTCGAAGACACTCCGGAAGGCAACCTGGAGGGGCACCAAGGAGCAGTGCCTCCGGCAGCTCCCCACCAAGAAGTAGATGAAGGGGTTGATGCTGCTGTTGATGCAGGCGAGCAGGAAAACAACCTGGGAGGATGCAACAGTGTAGCTGAACTGCTGCAGGAAATTCCAGATGCTGAGGGGAAGagcaaagaggaggaagaagaggacGGTGAGGAAGATAACGATGTAGAGCCTCCTGGGCTGGCGCTGCTGGGAGCCACACAGGACCTTAATGAAGAATATTGTGCTGGAAATGACCATGAGTGGGGCAAAGATGAGGAAGTTGAGGGCGTACATGGAGATGAGAGCCATCCGGCAGTGCTCATGCTCGTGCAACAGGCACAGGGAAGTCACTGCAGCAATGACAGCGATGGAGAGGGCCCAGAGCAGGGCACACACCACAGCTGACAAGTGCTGGGGGTGGCggatgctggagcagaggatgGACACGCACCTCTCAATGCTGATGGCCGTCAGGAGGTACAGGCCCATGTTGTAGGAGAACAGTGAGAGCAGGAAAAGTGACCTCAGGTAC
Proteins encoded in this window:
- the LOC102052149 gene encoding mas-related G-protein coupled receptor member H-like, with product MEVNWTSPPPTSLVPDTNGDDQCRIDVTDVAVDIVTLLICLCGLVGNGAVLWLLGFRIRRNPITVYILNLAVADFTFLLFMVTSGLLYMMENISCFTAVPLVYLRSLFLLSLFSYNMGLYLLTAISIERCVSILCPLWYRCRRPQRLSAMVCALLWALSIAVIAAVTSLCLLHEHEHCRMALISMYALNFLIFAPPMVISNMILFIKVLCGSQQRQPRRLYIVIFLTVLFLLMFGVPLSIWNFLQQFNYTVASTHVVFLLACINSSINPFIYFLVGSCRRHCSLVPLQVAFRRVFEDTGVTVISS
- the LOC102051983 gene encoding mas-related G-protein coupled receptor member H-like; the protein is MEVNNMSSPPTPPTPTSNGDDQCRIDVTDVAVDIVTLLICLCGLVGNGAVLWLLGFRIRRNPITVYILNLAVADFTFLLFMVTSGLLYIMENISCSTAVPLVYLRSLFLLSLFSYNMGLYLLTAISIERCVSILCSSIRHPQHLSAVVCALLWALSIAVIAAVTSLCLLHEHEHCRMALISMYALNFLIFAPLMVISSTIFFIKVLCGSQQRQPRRLYIVIFLTVLFFLLFALPLSIWNFLQQFSYTVASSQVVFLLACINSSINPFIYFLVGSCRRHCSLVPLQVAFRSVFEEPEDHTACSNDTTMDTLAPAC